From Actinopolyspora lacussalsi, a single genomic window includes:
- a CDS encoding hypothetical protein (product_source=Hypo-rule applied; superfamily=56112), with product MSVEITTGPPEVRVPASAEVTDTLGTAETVLTRRMGAPVRLADPEDLGGSGRSVVMRVRVAETPFELPRTLVIKHYGTVPGKGHSDPFAHEAASCQLATALPPELRVGPELIAQDTEKRLLVLEDLGRGANLADVLFADDPRAAERSLLAWARALGRLHTSMAGREADFDALMRRLGLESWTDPVADDIRRSLRELPELLANTLDLSLPEQVRARLDSAAGLLGSTKYRSFSPSDICPDNSLVTGNGVRFLDFEWACVRDIALDAAYLQFPFPSSWCSYAMPAGLVDNMLATWRSEIVEVWSDLDDDAVLMPRLLDAQLLWVWVSTWWFLPRDGQLDGPIDAHMPSPRRSTALADRWQRLGKDAEANDMPEIASYAERMVQALVERFGSGALELRPYPAFR from the coding sequence ATGAGCGTGGAAATCACCACCGGTCCGCCGGAGGTTCGTGTGCCCGCGAGTGCGGAGGTTACCGATACGCTCGGTACTGCCGAGACCGTGCTCACCCGGAGAATGGGGGCACCCGTCCGGCTTGCCGACCCGGAGGATCTGGGCGGTAGTGGCCGGTCTGTCGTGATGCGGGTTCGTGTCGCCGAGACACCGTTCGAGTTGCCGCGCACACTCGTGATCAAGCATTACGGAACGGTTCCCGGCAAGGGCCATTCGGATCCGTTCGCCCACGAGGCGGCGAGCTGTCAGCTGGCCACCGCGCTTCCACCGGAACTCCGCGTCGGGCCGGAACTGATCGCCCAGGACACCGAGAAGCGACTGTTGGTTCTGGAGGATCTCGGCCGGGGCGCGAACCTGGCCGATGTGTTGTTCGCCGACGATCCGCGCGCCGCCGAGCGCTCGTTGTTGGCCTGGGCACGTGCGCTGGGCAGACTGCACACCTCGATGGCGGGCAGGGAGGCCGACTTCGACGCCCTGATGCGCAGGCTCGGGCTCGAGTCGTGGACCGATCCGGTCGCCGACGACATCCGGCGCTCGTTGCGGGAGCTTCCCGAACTGCTGGCCAACACTCTGGATCTCTCGTTGCCCGAGCAGGTGCGAGCACGGCTCGATTCCGCCGCCGGACTGTTGGGCTCGACCAAGTACCGTTCCTTCAGCCCCTCCGACATCTGCCCGGACAACAGTCTGGTGACGGGCAACGGGGTGCGGTTTCTGGACTTCGAGTGGGCGTGTGTCCGTGACATCGCGCTGGATGCCGCCTACCTGCAGTTCCCGTTCCCGTCCTCCTGGTGTTCCTACGCCATGCCGGCGGGGTTGGTGGACAACATGCTCGCCACCTGGCGTTCGGAGATCGTCGAGGTGTGGTCGGACCTGGACGACGACGCCGTGCTGATGCCTCGCCTGCTGGACGCGCAGCTGCTCTGGGTCTGGGTGTCGACCTGGTGGTTCCTACCGCGGGACGGGCAGTTGGACGGTCCCATCGACGCCCACATGCCCTCGCCGCGTCGAAGCACCGCTCTCGCTGATCGCTGGCAGCGCTTGGGCAAGGACGCCGAGGCCAACGATATGCCGGAGATCGCCTCCTACGCGGAACGAATGGTCCAGGCGCTGGTGGAACGATTCGGTTCCGGAGCGCTGGAGCTGCGGCCGTACCCGGCCTTTCGCTGA
- a CDS encoding hypothetical protein (product_source=Hypo-rule applied; superfamily=55920): protein MRTDGTHKNTTLNGYAATERSATLATEVNYPFRRRINHHGGCTMFSTRHCPAHYLPSARGQQDGDRPQADP, encoded by the coding sequence TTGCGTACCGACGGTACCCACAAGAACACCACCCTCAACGGTTACGCGGCCACCGAGCGCTCGGCAACCCTTGCCACCGAGGTGAACTACCCGTTCCGACGACGAATCAATCACCACGGTGGTTGCACGATGTTCTCCACTCGTCACTGCCCGGCGCACTACCTGCCGTCGGCTCGTGGACAGCAGGACGGAGACCGACCACAGGCGGATCCGTAA
- a CDS encoding hypothetical protein (product_source=Hypo-rule applied; transmembrane_helix_parts=Inside_1_12,TMhelix_13_35,Outside_36_130), with amino-acid sequence MSGVTVKAGMSSALRAALFLLFAVVLIVLSPLHATGAVAHVGRVASGEYKTEQSAPCESEKLRKRPSVAELGRRIGRRTERSCSRRNRTALPARQRFDTAEDARNIRNAVDSTVKCRSAHSQARLQVYRR; translated from the coding sequence GTGTCGGGGGTGACAGTGAAAGCCGGGATGAGTTCGGCGCTGCGGGCGGCGTTGTTCCTGCTGTTCGCTGTGGTCCTCATCGTGCTTTCCCCGCTCCACGCCACCGGTGCCGTGGCGCACGTCGGCAGGGTCGCTTCGGGGGAGTACAAAACCGAGCAGAGTGCTCCCTGCGAGAGCGAGAAACTCCGCAAGCGCCCCAGCGTGGCCGAATTGGGCAGAAGGATCGGGCGGCGCACCGAACGGTCGTGCAGCAGACGGAACCGCACGGCTCTTCCCGCCAGACAGCGCTTCGACACCGCGGAAGACGCGAGAAACATTCGCAATGCGGTCGACTCGACTGTGAAATGCAGATCAGCCCATTCACAGGCGAGACTCCAGGTGTACCGCAGGTGA